A window of Clostridium novyi genomic DNA:
GAACACATCAAATAAGAGTACATTTGAGTAGCATAGGTCATCCTATATATGGAGATTCATTATATGGAGAAGAAGAACCTCAATATATAGATAGGCAAGCACTTCATGCATATAAATTACAAATTCCACATCCTAAGGATGGTAAGATATTAAAGCTTGAAAGTAGTCTTCCAGAAGATATGAAAAACTTGATAATAAAATTAAGTGAAGAATAAAAGTTAATTAGGTACTAGACTTGACATTGTTCAAAGAGCCTCCAATGTTGGAGGCTCTTTTTAATAATTTATATTATTATTTTTAGATTTTTTTACTGCTAATACTATACCAATAATTAAAATTATTAATAATGGAATACATACAATTAGTGCTTTTATTTGTTTGTCAGAAAGTTTATATAAAGCTTTTAGTGGAAGTGTGTTAGAAGAATGATTTATTCCACTAACTAAGCTAACTTTTCCTAAATTTTGATTTTGATATATTATATTCCCTGTTAAAATAATATCCCCTTTGCTAAAGGATTTAGAAATTAACGATTTATCATCTATTTTAAGTTTAGGAGTATCTTTTGCATCTTTTCTCCTTAAGTAACAAAAATCTTCATTACCTAAAATAGGGACTTTAAAATTTTTAGTTACTTTATAATTACATAATATTTGACCTTTAGTATAAAGTGTTTCTAGAGTATAATTATTAAAACCATAATCAAATAGCTTTATTACATCATTCCAATAAGTATGTTTTTGATCATGAAGAAGAATTGCTATAAGGCTTTTGTTGTTACGTGTTGCAGTGGCAACAAAAGAGTGTTTTGATTGAATGGTATATCCTGTTTTGCCTCCTTCACAACCCTCATAATAATACTTAGATTTTTTTTGAACTAATTTATCCTTGTTCCATATGGGACGTTTTTTTGCTTCTTTATTAGTAGGGTTTATATAGTACATAGAAGTTGTAGCAATTTCCTTAAATTCATCATGTTTACTAAGTTCTCTTAAAATCAATCCTAAATCTCTTGCTGTAGTTCTATGTTTATCATCATATAATCCATGTGGATTTACAAAGTTGGTGTGTTTGCAACCTAATTCTTTTGCTCTTTTATTCATAAGATTTACAAATTCTTTTGTAGATCCTGAAACATGTTCAGACAATGCAATTGCAGAATCATTAGCTGATTGTAAAAGTAAAGCATGTAATAAATCTTTTATAGTTAATTTTTCTCCTTCAAATAAGTAAACTT
This region includes:
- a CDS encoding D-alanyl-D-alanine carboxypeptidase family protein; its protein translation is MRKIITFILIFIIAFCINAHKTQAIDTPPTVSADGVVLMDKNTGQILYSKNLDTQYPPASTTKIMTALLTLENSNLNDVVTVGKNAVNVDGSKVYLFEGEKLTIKDLLHALLLQSANDSAIALSEHVSGSTKEFVNLMNKRAKELGCKHTNFVNPHGLYDDKHRTTARDLGLILRELSKHDEFKEIATTSMYYINPTNKEAKKRPIWNKDKLVQKKSKYYYEGCEGGKTGYTIQSKHSFVATATRNNKSLIAILLHDQKHTYWNDVIKLFDYGFNNYTLETLYTKGQILCNYKVTKNFKVPILGNEDFCYLRRKDAKDTPKLKIDDKSLISKSFSKGDIILTGNIIYQNQNLGKVSLVSGINHSSNTLPLKALYKLSDKQIKALIVCIPLLIILIIGIVLAVKKSKNNNINY